The Chloroflexi bacterium ADurb.Bin180 genome has a window encoding:
- the rafA gene encoding Alpha-galactosidase, which yields MSSQEVYVHDELVLVPATGWVRFLRHGRVLLDHASAAVAFTTHNGEHRTLAMAGHRVSYGLARDSVSISFADAQLELTWHIAVGDEVRLRLEATNVGSNPVLVDQMHVLDLSTAHGGSLGLTSAPKNWRFYQNGWQSWSPAYARSVADGVWVDPNTEDYATKHLPHPLSENPKVYSSEWFTVLAPNEQPGTLRSDPSVLLGFVTTANQLAEIRLELTTNRRFHALRAIAYADGYPLAPGERLTSETLLLATRTDPLALLERYATRLGETMHARSSAADWSGWCTWYHYYGEDTSDEVQKNLSVMNNEHLPLDLVLIDDGYETAIGDWRDVDAAKYPLGMKNMADRIRASERHPGIWTAPFCASSESRLFAEHPDWVLRNEAAEPVVAFQHWGKDIYGLDLSIPAVCDWLGALFRTLSNEWGYSFFKVDFLYSAALAQGRRQDPHLTRAAAVRKGLEIIREAVGDKFVLGCGAPLGPAVGLVDGMRIGADVHVEWQPFWPDLSAPSVSNAMLNSVTRSFMHRRLWLNDPDCLLLRPRGPNANLSPTETRFLATVASISGSLVIDSDDLAELTPERLDYLRCVLPPYEKSAVAADLFRNERPRTLVLPIETNWDTWTIVALLNWDNDPRVTELELAQVGLAPGTYHVYNYWHQQYLGAVRDRVTIEKHLAHEAVLLLLKRVSDRPQLLTSTFHILQGAVEVKAVRVENKHMSVELQKRGQQSGRLLFALPEGQEIARLLVNGRQRRPAPVAPGVWQTNIDLTDKAGAELLFS from the coding sequence ATGTCGAGTCAGGAAGTCTATGTCCACGACGAGCTCGTTCTTGTACCAGCCACCGGCTGGGTTCGCTTTTTGAGGCATGGCCGGGTCCTCCTTGATCACGCCTCGGCAGCGGTCGCGTTCACCACTCACAACGGCGAGCATAGAACGCTGGCGATGGCTGGACACAGGGTGTCTTACGGTCTAGCCCGCGACAGTGTCAGCATCAGCTTTGCTGATGCGCAGCTTGAACTCACCTGGCACATTGCCGTCGGCGATGAGGTGCGCCTGCGCCTCGAGGCTACCAACGTCGGCAGCAACCCGGTCTTGGTGGACCAGATGCACGTGCTCGACCTCTCGACCGCCCACGGCGGCAGCCTCGGTCTGACCAGCGCCCCCAAGAACTGGCGCTTTTACCAGAACGGCTGGCAGTCCTGGAGTCCCGCCTATGCCAGAAGTGTGGCCGATGGCGTCTGGGTTGATCCCAACACTGAGGACTATGCTACCAAGCACCTGCCCCACCCGCTGAGTGAGAACCCCAAGGTCTACAGCAGTGAGTGGTTCACCGTGCTGGCGCCCAACGAACAGCCGGGAACACTGCGTTCCGACCCTTCGGTTCTGCTCGGCTTTGTCACCACGGCCAATCAGTTGGCCGAGATTCGCCTTGAGCTGACCACCAATCGCCGCTTTCACGCCCTGAGAGCCATCGCCTATGCCGATGGTTACCCGCTGGCTCCGGGCGAAAGGCTGACCTCAGAGACGCTGCTGCTGGCCACGCGCACCGATCCGCTCGCGCTGCTCGAACGATATGCGACGCGGCTGGGCGAAACAATGCACGCCCGCTCGTCAGCGGCAGACTGGAGCGGCTGGTGTACCTGGTATCACTACTACGGCGAAGACACCTCCGACGAGGTGCAGAAGAATCTCAGCGTAATGAACAACGAGCACCTCCCGCTGGATCTCGTGCTCATCGATGATGGGTACGAGACCGCCATCGGCGACTGGCGCGACGTCGACGCCGCCAAGTACCCTCTGGGCATGAAGAACATGGCTGACCGCATCCGCGCGAGCGAGCGTCACCCGGGCATTTGGACAGCTCCATTCTGCGCCAGCTCCGAATCCAGGCTGTTTGCGGAGCATCCGGACTGGGTGCTCCGCAACGAGGCTGCCGAACCAGTGGTGGCCTTTCAGCATTGGGGCAAGGATATCTACGGGTTGGACCTGTCCATCCCGGCTGTCTGCGACTGGCTTGGTGCACTTTTTCGCACCCTCAGCAACGAGTGGGGCTACAGCTTTTTCAAGGTCGATTTTCTGTATTCAGCCGCCCTGGCTCAGGGCAGGCGCCAGGATCCTCACCTCACCCGCGCGGCCGCAGTACGGAAAGGCCTCGAGATCATCCGCGAAGCGGTCGGAGACAAGTTCGTGCTCGGCTGTGGAGCGCCTCTCGGTCCGGCAGTAGGTCTCGTGGATGGCATGCGTATCGGCGCCGACGTCCATGTTGAGTGGCAGCCATTCTGGCCGGACCTATCGGCGCCCTCTGTGTCGAATGCCATGCTCAACTCTGTCACCCGTTCCTTCATGCACCGCCGCCTGTGGCTGAACGACCCGGACTGCCTGCTGCTTCGACCACGCGGTCCCAATGCCAACCTCTCTCCCACTGAGACGCGCTTTCTGGCAACAGTGGCCAGCATCTCCGGCAGCCTGGTCATCGACAGCGACGACCTTGCCGAGCTGACGCCCGAACGCCTGGACTACCTCCGGTGCGTACTTCCTCCCTATGAGAAAAGCGCCGTCGCCGCTGACCTCTTTCGAAACGAGCGCCCGCGGACCCTCGTCTTGCCCATAGAAACCAATTGGGACACGTGGACTATCGTTGCCTTGCTCAACTGGGATAACGATCCGCGGGTCACAGAGCTGGAACTGGCCCAGGTCGGCCTGGCGCCGGGAACCTACCACGTCTACAACTACTGGCATCAGCAGTACCTGGGCGCGGTGCGGGACCGCGTCACCATCGAAAAGCACCTGGCCCACGAAGCGGTCTTGCTGTTGCTCAAGCGCGTCTCTGACCGGCCACAGTTGCTCACCTCCACGTTCCACATCTTGCAGGGGGCGGTCGAGGTCAAGGCCGTGAGGGTCGAGAACAAACACATGTCGGTCGAGCTGCAAAAGCGGGGGCAGCAATCGGGGCGCCTGCTGTTTGCCCTGCCAGAAGGGCAGGAGATCGCCAGACTGCTGGTGAACGGCCGTCAGCGCAGGCCAGCGCCCGTGGCGCCGGGCGTGTGGCAAACGAACATCGACCTCACCGACAAGGCAGGCGCCGAGCTGTTATTCAGCTAA
- the oppC gene encoding Oligopeptide transport system permease protein OppC, with protein MTTSEMTAQQKAAQRLSERMGKPANLWLDAWHRLIRNRAALIGGILLVLLLLTSVLAPLLAPFSYSGGDSLEAYTVPRWLIKLLPSSVSTYAKVSDKFLFGSDYLGRDVLSRLIWGTRVSLPVGFVGAFTALLIGLVYGCISGYYGGRVDNLMMRIVDIMYAFPTMLLIILMMAFFKSTFADVKPGSVAATFNAVNKVVDSIMGLPGGGMLFIFMGIGITAWMGMARLARGQILSLKEKEFIEAAHMIGAGDMRILIRHILPNIIGPCIVSETLAIPGYISTEVFLSFIGLGVDPPTPSWGSMISDGAAMLRTYPHMVIFPALALAVTMFAFNFLGDGLRDALDPKMKGTS; from the coding sequence ATGACTACCTCTGAAATGACAGCACAGCAAAAGGCGGCGCAGCGCCTGTCCGAACGGATGGGCAAGCCGGCCAACCTCTGGCTGGACGCTTGGCACCGCCTCATCCGCAACAGAGCTGCCCTGATTGGCGGCATATTGCTCGTCCTGCTTCTGCTGACATCCGTCTTGGCTCCGCTGCTCGCTCCCTTCTCTTATTCCGGCGGTGACTCCCTTGAGGCCTACACTGTTCCCCGTTGGCTGATCAAGCTGCTACCAAGCAGTGTCAGCACCTACGCCAAGGTTTCGGACAAGTTCCTCTTCGGGTCTGACTATCTGGGCCGTGACGTCTTGAGTCGCCTCATCTGGGGCACGCGCGTTTCGCTGCCAGTTGGATTCGTCGGAGCGTTTACCGCCCTGTTGATCGGTCTCGTCTATGGCTGCATCTCCGGCTACTACGGGGGGCGAGTGGACAACCTGATGATGCGCATTGTGGACATCATGTACGCCTTTCCCACCATGCTGCTCATCATCCTGATGATGGCCTTTTTCAAATCGACCTTTGCCGACGTGAAACCAGGCTCGGTCGCAGCAACGTTCAACGCGGTGAACAAGGTCGTCGATTCAATCATGGGGCTGCCGGGTGGTGGTATGCTCTTTATTTTTATGGGCATCGGCATCACCGCCTGGATGGGCATGGCGAGACTGGCACGCGGCCAGATCCTTTCACTGAAAGAGAAAGAGTTCATCGAGGCAGCGCACATGATCGGGGCTGGCGATATGCGCATCCTGATCCGCCACATCCTGCCCAATATCATCGGCCCGTGCATCGTCTCCGAGACGCTGGCCATTCCAGGTTACATCAGCACGGAGGTGTTTCTAAGCTTCATCGGCCTCGGAGTCGACCCGCCCACGCCGAGCTGGGGCTCCATGATCTCTGACGGCGCTGCCATGCTGCGCACCTATCCGCACATGGTTATCTTCCCGGCTCTGGCGCTGGCAGTCACAATGTTCGCCTTCAACTTTCTGGGAGACGGCCTGCGCGATGCGCTCGACCCCAAGATGAAGGGTACCAGCTAG
- the dppB_1 gene encoding Dipeptide transport system permease protein DppB, whose amino-acid sequence MGRYVIRRLLLLIPVLFFISIITFSLAHAVPGGPFDREKALPPEVKANLEKYYGLDQPVWKQYVDYVTDVIFRFDFGPSYRSRGRGVNDIFKDHLPVSAQLGLAAMAIALAIGLPLGILAALKQNTIWDYLGMGLAIFGVSVPAIVLGPMLILIFALSLHLLPVAGWGTPAKMIMPALALGLRESAIIARLTRASMLQVIREDYIRTARAKGLTERVVMVRHALKNAFIPVATILGPMFAALVTGTFIVEQIFAIPGMGKYFITSITNRDYPVVMGTILLYAVFLVLANLAVDLTYAFLDPRIRYT is encoded by the coding sequence ATGGGTCGTTATGTCATACGCCGCCTGCTGTTGCTGATCCCGGTGCTTTTCTTCATCTCGATCATTACCTTCTCGCTGGCCCACGCCGTGCCGGGCGGGCCTTTTGACCGCGAGAAGGCACTCCCTCCGGAGGTCAAGGCCAACCTCGAGAAATACTATGGGCTGGACCAGCCCGTCTGGAAGCAGTATGTCGACTATGTGACCGATGTCATTTTCCGCTTCGATTTTGGCCCCTCCTACCGCTCTCGCGGTCGCGGTGTCAATGACATCTTTAAGGACCACCTGCCCGTCTCGGCTCAGTTGGGTCTCGCGGCGATGGCTATCGCTCTGGCGATCGGCCTCCCGCTGGGCATTCTTGCGGCATTGAAACAGAACACCATTTGGGACTATCTCGGCATGGGGCTGGCCATCTTTGGGGTTTCTGTGCCAGCCATTGTGTTAGGGCCCATGCTGATACTCATCTTTGCCTTGAGCCTGCATCTGTTGCCAGTAGCCGGTTGGGGCACGCCTGCCAAGATGATCATGCCTGCTCTCGCCCTGGGTCTGCGCGAGTCAGCGATCATCGCGCGTCTCACCCGTGCTTCCATGCTGCAGGTCATTCGCGAGGACTATATCCGCACCGCCCGCGCCAAGGGTCTGACCGAGCGAGTGGTGATGGTCCGCCACGCACTCAAGAACGCCTTCATTCCCGTAGCCACAATTCTGGGACCGATGTTCGCGGCTCTGGTTACAGGGACCTTTATCGTCGAGCAGATCTTTGCCATTCCGGGAATGGGCAAGTACTTTATCACCTCTATCACCAACCGTGATTACCCGGTGGTGATGGGCACCATTCTGCTGTATGCGGTCTTTTTGGTGCTGGCCAACCTGGCGGTCGATCTGACTTACGCCTTCCTCGACCCACGCATTCGGTACACCTAG
- the ygiS gene encoding putative binding protein YgiS precursor, translating into MQKSRWPIAVLLVLLLCVLAALCLACGAAAWFWLSRQTGDGVQPPLTSGTGAALRLAGGEPDTLDPALVTDSTSAEYVVHIFSGLVTLDSSLSVVPDLAERWEISPDGKTYTFYLRSGTRFQDGKELAAADVVYSLERACDPRTGSPVAAVYLGDIVGANEKLSGQATTISGLKAVDQRTIRITILEPAATFLAKLTYSTAFVLDRTNVESGNWLSRPNGSGPFRLKEFSSEEIVLQRNEHYYRDPPRLEEVVYHLSGGSPMSMYENGELDMVYVGPADVERVRDPANVLNAELTTVPQLDIQYLGLNVNRPPFDDVKVRRAFSLAIDRAKLTTVVWKDMRAPAEGIVPPGLPGFQRAQPLLAFDPQRARQLLAESRYGGPSGLPPVTLSIGTLDTELPPVIQALVGMYRDNLGVDIAVEGSSDVLAGDPQFYSIGWIADYPDPENFLDLLFHSGSGLNHMNYSNPQVDRLLESARVETNRQQRQNLFLEAERLIVSDAPWVPLWHSVDYVLTKPYVKGVVHSAAIFPWLTNVSIER; encoded by the coding sequence ATGCAGAAAAGTCGCTGGCCGATTGCCGTTCTGCTTGTCCTGTTGCTGTGCGTTCTGGCAGCGCTTTGCCTGGCGTGCGGAGCAGCGGCCTGGTTTTGGCTCTCCAGACAGACTGGAGACGGAGTACAGCCTCCACTCACCTCCGGTACCGGGGCAGCACTGCGACTGGCCGGTGGCGAGCCGGATACCCTGGATCCGGCGTTGGTCACGGACTCGACCTCGGCCGAGTACGTGGTGCACATCTTTAGCGGACTGGTGACCCTCGATTCCAGCCTGTCGGTGGTGCCGGACCTGGCCGAGCGATGGGAGATCAGCCCGGACGGCAAGACCTATACGTTTTACTTGCGCAGCGGAACTCGCTTTCAGGACGGCAAGGAGCTTGCCGCGGCCGATGTGGTGTACTCACTCGAAAGAGCCTGCGATCCGCGAACTGGCTCTCCTGTGGCCGCGGTCTACCTGGGTGACATTGTCGGAGCGAATGAAAAGCTGTCCGGCCAGGCAACCACGATCAGTGGTCTCAAGGCGGTTGACCAGCGTACCATAAGAATCACGATCCTGGAGCCGGCGGCGACCTTTCTGGCCAAGTTGACCTATTCGACTGCTTTTGTGCTGGACCGCACCAATGTTGAGAGCGGCAATTGGTTGTCTCGCCCCAACGGGAGCGGCCCGTTCCGCCTGAAAGAGTTCAGCAGTGAGGAAATCGTGCTCCAGCGCAATGAACACTACTACCGCGATCCGCCCAGGCTGGAGGAAGTAGTGTACCATCTCAGCGGCGGCTCGCCGATGAGTATGTACGAAAATGGCGAGCTCGACATGGTGTACGTAGGGCCCGCTGACGTTGAGCGTGTACGCGACCCGGCCAACGTGCTCAATGCCGAGCTGACCACGGTGCCACAACTTGATATTCAGTACCTGGGGCTGAATGTGAACCGGCCGCCGTTTGACGATGTCAAGGTAAGACGGGCGTTTTCCCTGGCCATTGACCGGGCCAAGCTCACCACCGTGGTCTGGAAGGATATGCGCGCCCCTGCGGAGGGCATCGTCCCTCCGGGGCTGCCTGGCTTTCAGCGTGCGCAGCCGCTATTGGCCTTTGACCCGCAGCGCGCCCGCCAATTGCTGGCCGAATCGCGCTACGGAGGGCCGTCCGGACTGCCTCCGGTGACGCTGAGCATCGGCACGCTGGACACGGAGCTGCCTCCCGTGATCCAGGCGCTGGTGGGAATGTACCGGGACAATCTCGGGGTGGACATCGCGGTAGAGGGCAGCTCTGATGTGCTGGCCGGCGACCCGCAGTTCTATTCCATCGGCTGGATCGCGGACTATCCGGATCCGGAGAACTTTTTGGATCTCTTGTTTCACAGCGGCAGCGGTCTCAATCATATGAACTACTCCAATCCGCAGGTGGATCGGCTTCTGGAGAGCGCCAGGGTCGAGACAAACCGCCAGCAGCGGCAGAATCTTTTCCTGGAAGCCGAACGGCTGATCGTATCGGATGCTCCCTGGGTACCACTCTGGCACAGCGTGGATTATGTGCTGACCAAACCCTACGTAAAGGGTGTTGTGCACAGCGCAGCCATTTTCCCGTGGCTGACCAACGTTTCGATTGAACGCTAG
- the oppD gene encoding Oligopeptide transport ATP-binding protein OppD translates to MATLLQVKGLKTQFFTQDGVVNAVNAIDFDLNEGETLGIVGESGCGKSVSVLSLMRLIPTPPGRVVGGEAWFQGRDLIKMDNEEIRSVRGNKIAMIFQDPMTSLNPVLTINQQVSEALELHLGMDKRQARRRTVELLDLVRIPDAANRIDDYPHQFSGGMRQRVMIAMGLSCNPQLLIADEPTTALDVTIQAQITDLVRQLKNEIGMAVIWITHDLGIVAGLADRVNVMYAGYIIESADVKDLYADPRHPYTLGLLGSIPRLDAERKTRLTPIEGLPPDLIDMPPGCPFAPRCRYALDKCLTENPVLETVARRHTVACWVDVKGGSR, encoded by the coding sequence ATGGCTACACTGCTGCAAGTGAAGGGGCTCAAAACCCAGTTCTTCACGCAAGATGGTGTGGTCAACGCCGTCAACGCGATTGACTTTGATCTGAACGAAGGTGAGACCCTCGGCATCGTGGGCGAAAGCGGCTGCGGCAAGAGCGTCAGCGTGCTCTCGCTGATGCGATTGATTCCCACTCCGCCCGGCCGGGTCGTAGGCGGAGAGGCCTGGTTCCAGGGCCGCGACCTGATCAAGATGGACAATGAAGAGATTCGGTCAGTGCGCGGCAACAAGATCGCCATGATCTTCCAGGATCCGATGACCTCACTCAACCCCGTTCTCACCATCAACCAGCAGGTGAGCGAGGCCCTCGAGCTGCACCTGGGAATGGACAAACGGCAGGCGCGCCGACGGACCGTCGAACTGCTTGACCTGGTCCGCATCCCCGATGCCGCCAATCGTATTGATGACTATCCTCACCAGTTCTCGGGCGGAATGCGCCAGAGGGTGATGATCGCCATGGGCCTGTCCTGTAACCCGCAGCTCCTCATTGCTGACGAGCCAACCACCGCGCTCGACGTGACCATTCAGGCCCAGATCACGGATCTCGTGCGGCAGCTCAAGAACGAAATCGGCATGGCCGTAATCTGGATCACTCACGACCTGGGCATCGTGGCCGGCCTGGCCGACCGAGTTAACGTGATGTACGCGGGATACATCATCGAATCGGCTGACGTCAAGGACCTCTATGCTGACCCGCGACACCCCTACACTCTCGGCCTCCTGGGTTCCATCCCCCGCCTTGACGCGGAACGCAAGACCAGGTTGACGCCCATTGAAGGCCTGCCGCCAGACCTGATCGACATGCCGCCCGGTTGCCCATTCGCTCCGCGCTGCCGCTATGCGCTGGACAAGTGCCTCACTGAGAACCCCGTCCTGGAGACAGTTGCCCGGAGGCATACTGTCGCCTGTTGGGTGGACGTCAAGGGAGGGAGTAGATAG
- a CDS encoding UDP-N-acetylglucosamine acyltransferase gives MAIYEFEGRKPILGKGTYVHPSADVIGAVTVGDGCWIGPGARLRGDYGSIIIGNGTSIEENCVIHARPDQATHIGNHVTVGHGSVLHNCTIHDYAVIGMGSVVSDWAEVGEWSVVGEGAVVRQRQQVPPGQIAVGVPAKLLDKSVEEEYKAEWLAFKRTYQDLARRYPQGLVEVGDD, from the coding sequence ATGGCCATCTACGAGTTTGAAGGGCGCAAACCAATCCTGGGCAAGGGTACTTACGTGCACCCCTCAGCAGACGTCATCGGTGCTGTCACCGTTGGCGATGGGTGCTGGATCGGACCAGGGGCCAGGCTGCGCGGTGACTATGGGTCGATTATTATCGGCAACGGTACCAGCATCGAGGAGAACTGCGTGATCCACGCTCGGCCCGACCAGGCTACCCACATCGGCAACCACGTCACCGTGGGTCATGGCAGTGTACTCCACAACTGTACCATTCACGACTATGCCGTGATCGGCATGGGATCGGTGGTCAGCGACTGGGCGGAAGTGGGCGAGTGGTCGGTGGTTGGTGAGGGAGCAGTGGTTCGGCAGCGCCAGCAGGTCCCGCCGGGGCAGATCGCCGTCGGCGTTCCGGCCAAGCTGCTCGACAAGTCGGTGGAAGAAGAGTACAAGGCCGAGTGGCTGGCCTTTAAGCGGACGTACCAGGACCTGGCCCGGCGTTACCCGCAGGGCCTGGTGGAGGTGGGCGATGATTGA
- the oppF gene encoding Oligopeptide transport ATP-binding protein OppF produces MAEKEILLQVEDLKMWFPITQGIIIQHHVGDIKAVDGLSFFIRRGETLGLVGESGCGKSTTGRAILQLYRPTGGDVYFQGHNLTQLKGEPLRRMRRQMQMIFQDPYASLNPRMTVGDIVGEPLEVHNIAKGRELRERVMDLLEDVGLNRYFINRYPHEFSGGQRQRIGVARALAVGPEFIVCDEPISALDVSIQAQIINLLEEMQQKYHLTYLFIAHDLSVVRHISDRVAVMYLGKIVELTTRDQLYYDGRHPYTKALLSAVPIPDPAVEEKRQRTILTGDVPSPANPPKGCHFHTRCPVKIAGTCDVIEPEFKDIGNDHWVACHRVS; encoded by the coding sequence ATGGCTGAGAAGGAAATCCTGCTGCAGGTCGAGGACCTCAAGATGTGGTTCCCGATTACCCAGGGAATCATCATCCAGCACCACGTAGGCGACATCAAGGCCGTCGACGGACTGAGCTTTTTCATCCGCCGCGGCGAAACGCTCGGCCTCGTGGGCGAAAGCGGCTGCGGCAAGTCGACCACCGGCCGCGCCATTTTGCAGCTCTACCGGCCCACCGGCGGAGACGTGTATTTCCAGGGTCACAACCTGACCCAGCTAAAGGGCGAGCCCCTGCGCCGCATGCGCCGTCAGATGCAGATGATCTTCCAGGACCCCTACGCCTCGCTGAACCCGCGTATGACTGTCGGCGACATCGTCGGCGAGCCCCTCGAGGTCCACAACATTGCCAAGGGGCGCGAGTTGCGCGAACGCGTAATGGACTTGCTCGAAGACGTGGGTCTCAACCGCTACTTCATCAACCGCTACCCGCACGAGTTCTCTGGCGGCCAGAGACAGAGAATCGGCGTCGCCCGCGCCCTCGCGGTCGGCCCCGAGTTCATCGTCTGCGACGAACCCATCTCCGCCCTGGACGTTTCGATTCAGGCCCAGATCATCAACTTGCTGGAAGAGATGCAGCAAAAGTACCATCTGACCTATCTCTTCATCGCTCACGACCTTTCCGTTGTCCGCCACATCAGCGACCGCGTGGCCGTGATGTACCTGGGCAAGATCGTCGAGCTCACCACCAGAGATCAGCTCTATTACGACGGGCGCCATCCTTATACCAAGGCCTTGCTGTCCGCGGTTCCGATCCCTGACCCGGCGGTGGAAGAAAAGCGACAGCGTACCATCCTCACCGGTGATGTGCCCAGCCCGGCAAACCCGCCCAAGGGTTGCCATTTCCATACCCGCTGTCCGGTCAAGATCGCTGGCACCTGCGACGTGATAGAGCCCGAGTTCAAGGACATTGGGAACGATCACTGGGTGGCCTGCCACAGGGTGTCGTAG
- the pflA gene encoding Pyruvate formate-lyase 1-activating enzyme — translation MIEARLYTKLADNKVKCHLCAHRCTIADGKRGICQVRENRKGTLYSLVYGLSISQAIDPVEKKPLFHFYPGSSAFSFATVGCNFRCSFCQNWQISQAARAEGMVDGHEATPEHLAAAARHYGCRSIAYTYTEPTIFFEYAYDTAVIASRSGIKSIYVTNGYMTEEMLDAFGPYLHAANVDLKSFRDEFYVKTCGARLQPVLDTLKAMKRRGIWLEVTTLVVPGQNDSEGELRGLTEFLAKEVGVETPWHISRFHPEYEMMDAQATPPETLDRAKEIGLEAGLRYVYEGNVPGSNGENTYCYSCHRRLIHRFGFSIVENLVGRDSCCPYCGAAIDGVGLARP, via the coding sequence ATGATTGAAGCACGACTCTACACCAAGCTTGCCGACAACAAGGTCAAATGCCATCTCTGCGCACACCGTTGTACGATTGCTGACGGCAAGAGAGGTATCTGTCAGGTGCGTGAGAACCGCAAGGGCACGCTCTACAGCCTGGTCTATGGGCTGTCCATCTCCCAGGCCATCGATCCGGTCGAGAAGAAGCCCCTGTTTCACTTTTATCCGGGGTCGAGCGCCTTTTCGTTCGCCACCGTGGGCTGCAATTTCCGCTGCTCTTTCTGTCAGAACTGGCAGATCTCTCAAGCTGCTCGTGCCGAGGGGATGGTGGATGGGCACGAGGCTACACCAGAACATCTCGCCGCGGCGGCCCGTCACTATGGCTGCCGCTCCATCGCCTACACCTACACCGAACCAACCATCTTTTTTGAGTATGCCTACGACACGGCGGTGATCGCCAGCCGCTCCGGCATCAAGAGCATCTATGTGACCAATGGCTACATGACTGAAGAGATGCTCGACGCCTTTGGCCCCTATCTACACGCCGCCAACGTTGACCTCAAGTCGTTTCGTGACGAGTTCTACGTCAAAACCTGCGGCGCCAGGCTACAACCGGTCCTGGATACCCTCAAGGCGATGAAAAGGCGCGGCATCTGGCTAGAGGTGACGACACTGGTGGTTCCTGGCCAGAATGACTCGGAAGGGGAGTTGCGCGGGCTGACCGAATTCCTGGCCAAGGAGGTGGGCGTCGAGACACCGTGGCATATCAGCCGCTTCCACCCCGAGTACGAAATGATGGACGCCCAGGCGACTCCTCCAGAGACCCTTGACCGGGCGAAGGAGATAGGGCTGGAGGCGGGTCTACGCTATGTGTATGAGGGCAACGTGCCGGGCAGCAATGGCGAGAATACCTACTGCTATAGCTGTCATCGCCGGTTGATTCACCGCTTTGGGTTCTCCATCGTAGAGAATCTGGTAGGCCGCGATTCTTGCTGTCCCTACTGTGGCGCCGCTATCGACGGCGTGGGTCTGGCCCGCCCCTAG